From Micromonospora sp. NBC_01699, a single genomic window includes:
- a CDS encoding extracellular solute-binding protein, giving the protein MTAHLSRRSLLGLAGASAGAFLLAGCGNDESADPDAPQTINWWHIQNTEPMLPVWAAMAKEYETAHTNVKVAIQPLENEAFKTKLTTATQAGSPPDLFQSWGGGVLKQQIDAGLVKDITEDVKPWIGSLLPVSVEPYTVDGKIYGVPFDVGMVGFWYNKDLFSRAGVTAAPATWSELLGAVGKIKAAGITPIALAGKEKWPAHFYWSYLVMRIGGLEALKRAGTDHNFDTPDFVAAGARLKELVALSPFQKDFLAAEYGSPDGQAATMGNGGAAMELMGQWAPAVQASSSTSKKGLGDKLGFFPFPSVDGGKGTSTEVFGGGNGFAVGKDAPPATLDFLKTLLEVANQRKSAATGAVLPTVKDAADAIADANNKVVASSLAAATGFQLYLDQAYPPAVGQQVNDSIAELVAGSKTPEQIVKDITTVAKNQ; this is encoded by the coding sequence ATGACGGCGCACCTCTCCCGCAGATCCCTGCTGGGCCTCGCCGGTGCCAGCGCCGGCGCGTTCCTGCTGGCCGGTTGCGGCAACGACGAATCCGCCGACCCGGACGCTCCGCAGACCATCAACTGGTGGCACATCCAGAACACCGAGCCGATGCTGCCCGTCTGGGCCGCGATGGCCAAGGAGTACGAGACCGCGCACACCAACGTGAAGGTGGCCATCCAGCCACTGGAGAACGAGGCGTTCAAGACCAAGCTCACCACCGCCACCCAGGCCGGCTCCCCGCCGGACCTGTTCCAGTCCTGGGGCGGTGGCGTACTGAAGCAGCAGATCGACGCCGGGTTGGTCAAGGACATCACCGAGGACGTCAAGCCGTGGATCGGCTCGCTGCTACCGGTGTCGGTGGAGCCGTACACGGTCGACGGAAAGATCTACGGCGTTCCGTTCGACGTCGGCATGGTCGGATTCTGGTACAACAAGGACCTCTTCAGCCGGGCCGGCGTCACCGCTGCGCCGGCGACGTGGAGCGAACTGCTCGGCGCCGTCGGCAAGATCAAGGCCGCCGGGATCACCCCGATCGCCCTGGCCGGCAAGGAGAAGTGGCCCGCCCACTTCTACTGGTCCTACCTGGTCATGCGGATCGGCGGACTGGAGGCGCTCAAGCGGGCCGGGACCGACCACAACTTCGACACCCCGGACTTCGTCGCCGCCGGAGCGCGACTGAAGGAACTCGTCGCCCTCTCGCCGTTCCAGAAGGACTTCCTCGCCGCCGAGTACGGCTCGCCGGACGGGCAGGCCGCCACCATGGGCAACGGCGGCGCGGCCATGGAACTGATGGGCCAGTGGGCGCCCGCCGTCCAGGCCTCCTCGTCGACCAGCAAGAAGGGGCTCGGCGACAAACTGGGCTTCTTCCCGTTCCCGTCGGTCGACGGCGGCAAGGGCACCTCGACCGAGGTGTTCGGCGGCGGCAACGGGTTCGCCGTCGGCAAGGACGCCCCGCCGGCCACCCTCGACTTCCTCAAGACCCTGCTCGAAGTGGCCAACCAGCGCAAGTCGGCGGCCACCGGCGCGGTGCTGCCGACCGTCAAGGACGCGGCGGACGCGATCGCCGACGCCAACAACAAGGTGGTCGCGTCGAGCCTGGCCGCGGCGACCGGCTTCCAGCTCTACCTGGACCAGGCGTACCCGCCCGCGGTCGGCCAGCAGGTCAACGACAGCATCGCGGAACTGGTGGCCGGGTCCAAGACACCCGAGCAGATCGTCAAGGACATCACCACGGTGGCGAAGAACCAGTAA
- a CDS encoding glycoside hydrolase family 43 protein has translation MSTDIASVTTAAGSIRNPILSGFHPDPSILRVGDDYYLATSTFEWYPGVRVHHSRDLVHWRALGGVITERRLLDLRGAGDSNGVWAPDLSYADGLFHLVYSDVASFASGYWDPQNYLITAPAIDGPWSDPIPLHAHGFDASLFHDADGSSWLLAMSADWRPGRDRFGGIEIQRYDRTERRLVGDARLIFHGTEAGLTEGPHLYRHDGWYYLVTAEGGTSWEHQVSVARSRSLFGPYLADPAGPLLTSVGRPELRLQKAGHGSLVRTQTGQWYLAHLVGRPYTPLGNCVLGRETALQRVEWPVGGWPAIAGGVPADEIAAPDLPAHPWPASPATDHFEGDSLGPAWSTLRRPATPDWVDLSSRPSHLRILGGQSPVGRQTPSLVARRVGATRCSLETVVEFDPADHRQLAGVTGYYNTANWYYAYLTRADDGRRVLEVLSCDSGRLTAHPDLGVDVGAVDRVGLRVTFDGPVLRFAWGLDDTWHDLPAEFDATVLSDEHAAVVIDGEPAAWGFTGAFLGLWVQDLGADGVHADYDYATYLEY, from the coding sequence ATGTCGACCGACATCGCGAGCGTCACGACGGCCGCCGGCTCGATCCGCAACCCGATCCTCAGTGGCTTCCACCCGGACCCGTCCATCCTGCGGGTGGGCGACGACTACTACCTGGCCACCTCCACGTTCGAGTGGTACCCGGGGGTCCGGGTGCACCACTCGCGTGACCTGGTGCACTGGCGGGCCCTGGGCGGTGTGATCACTGAGCGGCGTCTGCTGGACCTGCGCGGTGCCGGCGACTCCAACGGCGTCTGGGCCCCCGACCTGTCCTACGCCGACGGACTGTTCCACCTCGTCTACAGCGACGTCGCCAGCTTCGCCAGTGGCTACTGGGACCCGCAGAACTATCTGATCACCGCGCCCGCGATCGACGGCCCCTGGTCCGACCCGATCCCGCTGCACGCCCACGGCTTCGACGCCTCGCTGTTCCACGACGCCGACGGCAGCAGTTGGCTGCTGGCGATGAGCGCCGACTGGCGGCCGGGGCGCGACCGCTTCGGCGGCATCGAGATCCAGCGTTACGACCGGACCGAGCGCCGGCTCGTCGGCGACGCCCGGCTCATCTTCCACGGCACCGAGGCCGGTCTCACCGAGGGCCCGCACCTCTACCGGCACGACGGGTGGTACTACCTGGTCACCGCCGAGGGCGGCACCAGCTGGGAACACCAGGTCAGCGTCGCCCGCTCCCGTTCCCTGTTCGGGCCGTACCTGGCCGACCCGGCCGGGCCCCTGCTCACCTCCGTCGGGCGCCCGGAACTGCGGTTGCAGAAGGCGGGCCACGGCAGCCTCGTCCGGACCCAGACCGGGCAGTGGTACCTGGCGCACCTGGTCGGGCGGCCCTACACCCCGCTGGGAAACTGCGTCCTCGGCCGGGAGACGGCGTTGCAGCGGGTCGAGTGGCCGGTCGGCGGCTGGCCCGCGATCGCGGGCGGTGTCCCCGCCGACGAGATCGCCGCACCCGACCTGCCCGCCCACCCCTGGCCGGCGTCACCGGCGACCGACCACTTCGAGGGCGACTCGCTGGGGCCGGCCTGGTCCACCCTGCGCCGTCCGGCGACGCCGGACTGGGTCGACCTGTCCAGTCGCCCCTCTCACCTGCGGATCCTCGGTGGCCAGTCGCCGGTCGGGCGGCAGACACCGAGCCTGGTCGCCCGCCGGGTCGGTGCGACGCGCTGTTCGCTGGAGACGGTGGTGGAGTTCGACCCGGCCGACCACCGCCAGCTCGCCGGCGTCACCGGCTACTACAACACCGCGAACTGGTACTACGCCTACCTCACCCGCGCCGACGACGGTCGGCGGGTGCTGGAGGTGCTGAGCTGCGACAGCGGTCGACTCACCGCCCACCCGGACCTGGGCGTCGATGTCGGTGCCGTCGACCGGGTCGGGCTGCGGGTCACGTTCGACGGGCCGGTACTGCGCTTCGCCTGGGGTCTCGACGACACCTGGCACGACCTGCCGGCCGAGTTCGACGCCACCGTGCTCTCCGACGAGCACGCCGCCGTCGTCATCGACGGCGAACCGGCCGCCTGGGGTTTCACCGGTGCCTTCCTCGGCCTCTGGGTCCAGGACCTCGGTGCCGACGGTGTGCACGCGGACTACGACTACGCCACCTACCTCGAATACTGA
- a CDS encoding endo-1,4-beta-xylanase: protein MKLRRWIVVGTVALATAGTLNSLPATAGNTVRPGDQSLRTLGMRHDLYIGTAIDQAALNDPADPQYRQLAATQFSSVTAENVMKWESLEPTRGTYNWAPADELIAFAKQNNQRVRGHVLVWQNQLPGWLTAGVADGSIDTDELRGILRNHITTVVKHFKGKIWQWDVVNEAVSDPWDTPPSLHYKGFWAQHLGSGYVADAFRWARAADPTALLFYNDYNIEAFGSGDPANDKTQFVYDMVKRLRATGVPIDGVGSQGHLGTQYGNYDTLQVSDALRRFGDLGLATAFTEVDVRSQMTPGVQAGDSNEINPRLQASAANYSVLLQACLANRRCLSFTVWGFTDRHSWIPGWFDNPPEGLATLYDENYQPKRAYNTVKADLIYAGAPYVLPRIPQKPRR from the coding sequence ATGAAGCTGAGACGATGGATCGTCGTCGGCACCGTAGCCCTGGCGACCGCCGGCACGCTGAACAGCCTGCCGGCCACGGCCGGGAACACGGTCCGACCCGGAGACCAAAGCCTGCGTACGCTCGGCATGCGGCACGACCTCTACATCGGCACCGCCATCGACCAGGCCGCCCTGAACGACCCGGCCGATCCGCAGTACCGGCAGCTCGCCGCCACCCAGTTCTCCTCGGTGACGGCGGAGAACGTGATGAAGTGGGAGAGCCTGGAGCCCACCCGTGGCACCTACAACTGGGCCCCCGCCGACGAGCTGATCGCCTTCGCGAAGCAGAACAACCAGCGGGTACGCGGGCACGTGCTGGTCTGGCAGAACCAGCTGCCTGGCTGGCTCACCGCCGGCGTCGCCGACGGCTCGATCGATACCGACGAGCTACGCGGCATTCTGCGCAACCACATCACCACCGTGGTCAAGCACTTCAAGGGCAAGATCTGGCAGTGGGACGTGGTCAACGAGGCGGTCAGCGACCCCTGGGACACCCCGCCGAGCCTGCACTACAAGGGCTTCTGGGCGCAGCACCTCGGTTCCGGCTACGTCGCCGACGCGTTCCGCTGGGCCCGAGCGGCCGACCCCACGGCCCTGCTCTTCTACAACGACTACAACATCGAGGCGTTCGGCTCCGGTGACCCCGCGAACGACAAGACCCAGTTCGTGTACGACATGGTCAAGCGGCTCCGCGCGACCGGGGTGCCGATCGATGGCGTGGGCAGCCAGGGCCACCTCGGCACCCAGTACGGCAACTACGACACCCTACAGGTCTCCGACGCCCTCAGGCGGTTCGGCGACCTGGGCCTGGCCACCGCGTTCACCGAGGTCGACGTACGCAGCCAGATGACCCCGGGGGTGCAGGCCGGTGACTCGAACGAGATCAATCCGCGGTTGCAGGCGTCGGCGGCCAACTACAGCGTCCTGCTCCAGGCGTGCCTGGCCAACCGGCGCTGCCTGTCGTTCACCGTGTGGGGCTTCACCGACCGGCACTCCTGGATTCCCGGCTGGTTCGACAACCCGCCGGAGGGCCTGGCCACCCTGTACGACGAGAACTACCAGCCCAAGCGGGCGTACAACACCGTCAAGGCGGATCTGATCTACGCCGGGGCCCCGTACGTGCTGCCGCGCATCCCGCAGAAGCCGCGCCGGTAG
- a CDS encoding polysaccharide deacetylase family protein — protein sequence MSPTPRLSRPALALTALVTVVAATAVALTATPSSAAADCSNGYVALTYDDGPNAGTTTALINALTANGVRATFFNIGQKAQQNQALVRAQQQAGMWIGNHSWTHPHLTQLSTAQITSELSQTQQAIQQATGTAPRLFRPPYGETNSTVRSVQAQLGLTEVLWSVDSQDWNGASTAQIVQAAGTLGNGGVILMHDGYQTTINAIPQIVANLTSRNLCAGMISTSTGRAVAPDGGNPGPTATPTAVPTTPPADGGSCTATYRETQRWGDRFNGEVTIRAGGTALTSWTGTVTLRSPQRVSTVWNGSPSWSGGGLVMTVRPSGNGNVPAGGSTTFGFTVMTGGNWTAPTVSCRTP from the coding sequence ATGTCACCGACACCCCGCCTGTCCCGCCCCGCCCTCGCGCTGACCGCGCTGGTCACCGTCGTCGCCGCGACGGCCGTCGCGCTCACCGCAACCCCGTCCAGCGCCGCCGCCGACTGTAGTAACGGCTACGTCGCCCTCACCTACGACGACGGTCCCAACGCCGGCACCACCACCGCCCTGATCAACGCGCTCACCGCCAACGGCGTACGCGCCACGTTCTTCAACATCGGCCAGAAGGCCCAGCAGAACCAGGCACTCGTCCGGGCCCAGCAGCAGGCCGGCATGTGGATCGGCAACCACAGCTGGACGCACCCGCACCTGACCCAGCTGAGTACCGCGCAGATCACCTCGGAACTGAGCCAGACCCAGCAGGCCATCCAGCAGGCCACCGGCACCGCGCCCCGGCTGTTCCGCCCCCCGTACGGCGAGACCAACAGCACCGTCAGATCGGTGCAGGCGCAGCTCGGCCTGACCGAGGTGCTGTGGAGCGTGGACTCCCAGGACTGGAACGGCGCCAGCACCGCCCAGATCGTGCAGGCCGCCGGCACCCTGGGCAACGGCGGCGTGATCCTGATGCACGACGGCTACCAGACCACCATCAACGCCATCCCGCAGATCGTCGCGAACCTCACCAGCCGCAACCTCTGCGCGGGCATGATCTCCACCAGCACCGGCCGGGCGGTCGCCCCCGACGGCGGCAACCCCGGCCCGACGGCCACTCCGACGGCCGTCCCGACCACACCCCCGGCCGACGGCGGCAGCTGCACGGCCACGTACCGGGAGACGCAGCGCTGGGGTGACCGCTTCAACGGCGAGGTCACCATCCGCGCCGGCGGCACCGCCCTGACCAGTTGGACGGGCACCGTCACCCTGCGCAGCCCGCAGCGGGTCTCCACGGTCTGGAACGGCAGCCCGAGCTGGAGCGGCGGCGGACTGGTCATGACCGTCCGACCCAGCGGCAACGGCAACGTGCCCGCGGGTGGCAGCACCACCTTCGGCTTCACCGTGATGACCGGCGGCAACTGGACCGCCCCGACGGTCTCCTGCCGTACGCCCTGA
- a CDS encoding polysaccharide deacetylase family protein — MSPPSTGPLVPGPRIIDTAWGSGPVVSFTFDDGPNPLDTRRLLTVLHKHRVRAVFCLWGDHVEENPDLVRRIAAAGHTLSNHGMHHDDMSTWTPERIRADLRETNAAIRRAVPGASVPYFRAPYGNWGQTPAVAAALGMRPLGWRLAITDWEPPGTDVLVNRLLDGVTPGAVVLMHDGGGDRSQTVDAVDQAIPILKSEGWRFTLPIPAR, encoded by the coding sequence ATGTCACCGCCGTCCACCGGCCCGCTCGTCCCGGGCCCCCGGATCATCGACACCGCGTGGGGGAGCGGACCCGTCGTCAGCTTCACCTTCGACGACGGACCCAACCCGCTCGACACCCGGCGTCTGCTTACGGTCCTGCACAAACACCGGGTCAGGGCCGTCTTCTGCCTCTGGGGCGACCACGTCGAGGAAAACCCCGATCTGGTACGCCGAATCGCCGCCGCCGGTCATACGCTGTCCAACCACGGCATGCACCACGACGACATGAGCACCTGGACCCCGGAACGGATCAGGGCGGACCTCCGCGAGACCAACGCCGCTATCCGTCGCGCGGTCCCCGGTGCCTCCGTGCCGTACTTCCGTGCCCCGTACGGCAACTGGGGGCAGACGCCGGCCGTCGCGGCGGCACTGGGCATGCGACCACTGGGCTGGCGCCTGGCCATCACCGACTGGGAGCCGCCCGGCACCGACGTACTGGTGAACCGCCTGCTGGACGGTGTCACGCCCGGCGCGGTCGTGCTGATGCACGACGGCGGCGGCGATCGCAGCCAGACCGTTGACGCGGTCGACCAGGCCATTCCCATCCTCAAGTCCGAGGGGTGGCGGTTCACCCTGCCGATCCCCGCCCGCTGA
- a CDS encoding AfsR/SARP family transcriptional regulator, which translates to MAANFGLLGDVGAEVDGTPVAIGHVRQQCVLVALLVDAGKPVSVDQLIDRVWGDDPPRLARHTLYSYLSRLRRSLAEVDVRLVRQPSGYLLAIAPTTVDLHRFRHLLAQARAADDDGQALILFERAIALWRGDAFAHLDTPWLNALRDTLQRERVGAELDRNDVALRSGRDAGLLPELSTKAVQHPLDERLAGQLMLALYRQGRQAEALDHYRLVRQLLADELGMEPTPALQRLHQQILTVDPGLDVPRDRPADPPQVDLQRFRALVREARDSGDVAVRRRLLTAALAEWRSDVPAGSATSPAPERAVVALPEERLAALEERFEVDLELGRHHDVVAELAAAVAEHPGRERLTGAFILALHRCGRRAEALEAYRDLRELLMTRAGVEPGADLRHLHQILLNDTGTAPAATRPAVPRQLPAAIADLVGRDRYLAALDDLLVTPEVPVLVTLVGPPGVGKTSLALRWAHSVAVRFPDGQLYIDLRGHAPDKPVTPRAVLAGFLHALGVHPQQVPEGEAERSALYRSLLAGRRMLLLLDNARSAEQVRPLLPGAAGCLVVVTSRAELAGLAARDGAHPVAVLPLSTDEGLELLRRVVGERVGAESPAAVRLVELCAGLPLALRVVAHRAGRRPGFTLTALAEQLVDEGRRLDLLSPPDDPSTAVRAVFSWSYLALPPAAAMLFRRLSAMPGDDFDVRAASVAADDPDPYGPLAVLVSGHLVEETSVDRYRMHDLLRVYALDLAEVQERRDAAVRVLDWYLERASAAVAVLEPSAGTGEPGGGFADREDATRWLAAERTVLVGVPRFAAALGLHEYAWRIPNALWRHWLTLGLVDDLTATHETGLVSARLVGDVQAQADLLNSLGAVHYTARRYADALTVYEQALVLRDGLGDQAGAARTLMNIAIVHYLAGRYPDAVAHGVRTLALRRDLDDVFGEASAHNALGGFHLRLGDVESALQHTQRALALFDKLGYRFGQAAATLNLGHVHWHVAELDAADEHYRDALGRFRELGDRRHEGEALCGLGSVCIGRAQLGQAHDHLNEALAIGAVVDDLSLRGEVRHRLGLLRLAEGEPELALRDFDHARRVDDRYLQARARHGTARAECALGRHDSAVRSWRAAIDGFAALGVPDEVVPTCPICSAGVQHPV; encoded by the coding sequence ATGGCGGCGAACTTCGGCCTGCTCGGGGATGTCGGGGCCGAGGTCGACGGCACGCCGGTCGCGATCGGCCATGTCCGGCAGCAGTGTGTGCTGGTGGCCCTGCTGGTCGACGCGGGCAAGCCGGTGTCGGTTGATCAACTTATCGACCGGGTGTGGGGGGACGATCCTCCACGACTTGCCCGGCACACGCTCTACAGCTACCTCTCCCGTCTACGGCGGTCCCTCGCCGAGGTCGACGTCCGCCTCGTGCGGCAGCCCAGCGGCTACCTGCTGGCGATTGCTCCGACAACGGTGGACCTGCACCGATTCCGTCACCTCCTCGCACAGGCCCGCGCCGCCGACGACGACGGTCAGGCCCTGATCCTGTTCGAGCGGGCCATCGCGTTGTGGCGAGGTGACGCCTTCGCCCACCTGGACACCCCGTGGCTCAACGCCCTGCGCGACACGTTGCAGCGCGAACGCGTCGGCGCCGAACTCGACCGCAACGACGTCGCACTGCGCAGCGGCCGTGACGCCGGCCTGCTGCCCGAACTGTCCACCAAGGCCGTCCAACATCCGTTGGACGAGCGCCTGGCCGGCCAGCTCATGCTTGCCCTGTACCGACAGGGCCGACAGGCCGAGGCGTTGGACCACTACCGGCTCGTCCGGCAGCTGCTCGCAGACGAACTGGGGATGGAACCGACCCCTGCGTTGCAGCGGCTGCACCAGCAGATCCTGACCGTGGATCCGGGCCTCGACGTGCCACGGGATCGGCCCGCCGACCCACCGCAGGTCGACCTCCAGCGGTTCCGGGCTCTGGTGCGGGAGGCTCGCGACAGCGGCGACGTGGCCGTTCGGCGTCGCCTGCTCACGGCCGCGCTGGCCGAGTGGCGCAGCGATGTCCCGGCGGGCAGCGCGACCAGCCCGGCGCCGGAACGCGCGGTCGTCGCGCTGCCGGAGGAGCGGCTCGCGGCGCTGGAAGAACGGTTCGAAGTGGACCTGGAGCTGGGCCGTCATCACGACGTCGTGGCGGAACTGGCCGCTGCGGTCGCCGAACATCCGGGCCGGGAAAGGCTCACCGGAGCGTTCATTCTGGCGCTGCACCGGTGCGGGCGGAGGGCCGAGGCGCTGGAAGCCTACCGGGATCTGCGCGAGCTGTTGATGACGCGGGCCGGCGTCGAACCGGGCGCCGACCTGAGGCATCTGCACCAGATCCTGCTCAACGACACCGGGACCGCGCCCGCCGCGACGCGTCCGGCGGTGCCACGGCAGCTACCGGCGGCCATCGCCGACCTCGTCGGGCGCGATCGCTACCTGGCCGCGTTGGACGATCTGCTCGTCACGCCCGAGGTACCGGTGCTGGTCACGCTGGTCGGTCCGCCGGGGGTGGGCAAGACCTCACTCGCGCTGCGCTGGGCGCACTCCGTCGCCGTACGCTTCCCGGACGGCCAGCTCTACATCGATCTGCGCGGCCACGCGCCCGACAAGCCGGTCACCCCGCGAGCGGTGCTCGCCGGGTTTCTCCACGCGCTGGGAGTGCATCCGCAGCAGGTGCCGGAAGGTGAGGCGGAACGTTCGGCGTTGTACCGGTCGTTGCTCGCCGGCCGGCGGATGCTGCTGTTGCTCGACAACGCGCGGTCGGCCGAACAGGTGCGGCCGCTGCTGCCCGGTGCCGCGGGCTGCCTGGTCGTGGTCACCAGCCGGGCCGAACTGGCCGGACTCGCGGCCCGCGACGGCGCGCACCCGGTTGCGGTCCTGCCGCTGTCCACCGACGAGGGGCTGGAACTGCTCCGCCGTGTCGTGGGCGAGCGGGTCGGCGCGGAATCACCCGCCGCCGTACGGCTGGTGGAGCTGTGCGCGGGCCTGCCGCTGGCATTGCGGGTGGTGGCGCACCGTGCCGGCCGCCGGCCGGGGTTCACGTTGACGGCGCTCGCCGAGCAGTTGGTGGACGAGGGGCGGCGGCTGGACCTGCTCTCGCCGCCCGACGATCCGTCCACCGCGGTACGGGCGGTGTTCTCGTGGTCCTACCTGGCCCTGCCACCGGCCGCCGCGATGCTGTTCCGCAGGCTCAGCGCCATGCCGGGCGACGACTTCGACGTCCGGGCCGCCTCCGTCGCCGCCGACGATCCGGACCCGTACGGACCGCTCGCCGTCCTGGTCTCCGGGCACCTGGTGGAGGAGACGTCGGTCGACCGCTACCGGATGCACGACCTGCTCCGCGTCTACGCCCTGGATCTCGCCGAGGTGCAGGAGCGACGCGACGCCGCCGTACGCGTGCTCGACTGGTACCTCGAACGCGCGAGCGCCGCCGTCGCCGTGCTGGAACCGAGCGCGGGCACCGGCGAACCCGGCGGTGGCTTCGCCGACCGGGAGGACGCCACCCGGTGGTTGGCGGCCGAGCGAACCGTCCTGGTCGGTGTTCCCCGGTTCGCCGCCGCCCTCGGGCTGCACGAGTACGCGTGGCGGATACCGAACGCGCTGTGGCGGCACTGGCTCACCCTCGGTCTGGTCGACGACCTGACCGCCACCCACGAGACGGGACTGGTGTCCGCGCGCCTCGTCGGTGACGTCCAGGCGCAGGCGGACCTGCTCAACAGCCTCGGTGCGGTCCACTACACAGCGCGCCGGTACGCCGACGCGCTGACCGTCTACGAGCAGGCCCTGGTGCTGCGCGACGGGCTCGGCGACCAGGCCGGCGCGGCCCGGACGTTGATGAACATCGCGATAGTGCACTACCTCGCGGGTCGTTACCCGGACGCGGTCGCGCACGGCGTACGGACACTGGCGTTGCGGCGCGACCTTGACGACGTGTTCGGGGAAGCCTCGGCGCACAATGCGCTGGGCGGATTCCACCTCCGCCTGGGCGACGTCGAGTCGGCTTTGCAGCACACCCAGCGTGCGCTGGCCCTGTTCGACAAGCTCGGCTACCGCTTCGGCCAGGCGGCGGCGACGCTCAATCTCGGCCACGTCCACTGGCACGTCGCCGAACTGGACGCCGCCGACGAACACTATCGGGACGCGCTCGGACGGTTCCGCGAGCTCGGCGATCGCCGGCACGAGGGCGAGGCGCTGTGCGGACTGGGATCGGTGTGTATCGGGCGGGCACAGCTCGGCCAGGCGCACGACCACCTCAACGAGGCACTTGCCATCGGTGCCGTGGTGGACGACCTGTCGCTGCGCGGGGAGGTACGCCACCGGCTCGGCCTGCTGCGGCTGGCCGAGGGGGAGCCGGAGCTGGCGTTGCGGGACTTCGACCACGCCCGTCGCGTCGACGACCGCTACCTGCAAGCCCGCGCTCGCCACGGCACCGCCCGAGCCGAGTGTGCGTTGGGGCGTCACGACAGCGCCGTGCGTTCCTGGCGCGCGGCGATCGACGGGTTTGCCGCGCTCGGTGTGCCCGACGAGGTGGTCCCGACCTGTCCGATCTGCTCGGCCGGCGTCCAACATCCCGTCTGA
- a CDS encoding SAM-dependent methyltransferase, with amino-acid sequence MSDQPGPASRLDTTVAHPARRYNYWLGGKDNFAADRLSGDQVAAAFPTVKQAARENRAFLQRAVGFLAGEAGIRQFLDIGTGLPTADNTHEVAQRIAPRSRIVYADNDPLVMAHARALLTSSPEGRTAYLERDLRDPGSILDDEQLHATLDLGQPVGLMLVAILHFVRDFEDPYGVVGRLVESLPSGSYLAMSHGTYDGLPAAAVERLEQANAATGGLSRPRSRDELARFFTGLDLVDPGIVPVGDWRPAPDADRPDPVDICMYGAVARIP; translated from the coding sequence GTGAGTGACCAGCCCGGTCCGGCAAGCCGGCTCGACACGACGGTGGCGCACCCCGCACGCCGCTACAACTACTGGCTCGGCGGTAAGGACAACTTCGCCGCCGACCGGCTCTCCGGCGACCAGGTCGCCGCCGCGTTCCCCACGGTCAAGCAGGCCGCCCGGGAGAACCGGGCGTTCCTGCAACGGGCGGTCGGCTTCCTGGCCGGCGAGGCCGGCATCCGCCAGTTCCTCGACATCGGCACCGGGCTGCCCACGGCGGACAACACCCACGAGGTCGCCCAGCGGATCGCACCCCGGTCGCGGATCGTCTACGCGGACAACGATCCGCTCGTGATGGCCCATGCTCGGGCCCTGCTCACCTCCTCGCCGGAGGGCCGGACGGCCTACCTCGAACGGGATCTGCGCGACCCCGGGTCGATCCTGGACGACGAGCAGTTGCACGCCACCCTGGACCTGGGTCAGCCGGTCGGCCTGATGCTGGTCGCGATCCTGCACTTCGTACGGGACTTCGAGGACCCGTACGGTGTCGTCGGCCGACTCGTCGAGTCGTTGCCGTCGGGCAGCTACCTCGCCATGTCCCACGGCACGTACGACGGGCTGCCGGCGGCCGCGGTCGAGCGGTTGGAGCAGGCCAACGCCGCGACCGGCGGACTGAGCCGACCCCGTAGCCGGGACGAGCTGGCCCGGTTCTTCACCGGCCTGGACCTGGTCGACCCGGGCATCGTCCCGGTGGGCGACTGGCGACCCGCCCCCGACGCCGACCGACCGGACCCGGTCGACATCTGCATGTACGGGGCCGTCGCCCGCATCCCCTGA